From the genome of uncultured Pseudodesulfovibrio sp., one region includes:
- a CDS encoding chemotaxis protein CheW, translating to MRTEVEDIIDDEEGEVDQELTQLVTFSIGDEEFGVNILQVQEIIRTMEITNVPRAPEFVEGVINLRGKVIPIVDMRRRFGLRSKEHDKYTRIIVIEIDMIIVGFVVDSVSEVLRIPANSVQPPPPVVAGMDSDYIDGVGKLEDRLLILLDLDSLLDNEEKEALGTV from the coding sequence ATGAGAACGGAAGTTGAAGACATCATCGACGACGAAGAGGGCGAAGTCGATCAGGAGTTGACCCAGCTGGTGACTTTTAGCATCGGCGACGAGGAATTCGGGGTCAATATCCTCCAGGTCCAGGAGATCATCCGCACCATGGAGATCACCAACGTCCCGCGCGCTCCCGAATTTGTCGAGGGCGTCATCAACCTGCGCGGCAAGGTCATTCCCATTGTGGACATGCGCCGCCGTTTCGGGCTTCGTTCCAAGGAACACGACAAGTACACGCGGATCATCGTCATCGAGATCGACATGATCATCGTTGGCTTCGTGGTGGATTCCGTGTCCGAGGTCCTGCGCATTCCGGCCAATTCCGTGCAACCGCCGCCTCCTGTGGTGGCCGGCATGGATTCCGACTACATCGACGGTGTGGGCAAGCTCGAAGACCGTCTGCTGATCCTGCTCGATCTGGATTCGTTGCTGGACAACGAGGAAAAGGAAGCGCTGGGCACCGTCTAG
- a CDS encoding UDP-glucose/GDP-mannose dehydrogenase family protein — MNVCIVGTGYVGLVSAACFAEMGNNIYCVDVNPKVVETLESGKVHIYEPGLEDLVKRNTEEGRLNFTTDLGEGLKNAEVVFITVGTPQREDGSCDLKYVEAVAAEIGRRMTSPKIVVDKSTVPVGTADRVRGIIAAELEKRGESIYFDVVSNPEFLKEGDALNDFMKPDRVIVGTSDENSATTIKNLYAPFARSREKLIVMGVRSAEMTKYAANCMLATKISFINEVANICERVGADVSEVRAGIGSDSRIGYSFIYPGVGYGGSCFPKDVKALIDTAADYGYDAKLIRSVDEVNNTQKLVLAEKIKAYFEPQGGVAGRTLALWGIAFKANTDDIREASSVQVIKALTSLGMKIRAFDPVANTRAREEIGHIENLEILDSQYDVLDGADALAVVTDWNQFRDPDFERIKNALSAPLIFDGRNLYRPERMGKAGFAYFSIGRNPVE; from the coding sequence ATGAACGTTTGCATTGTCGGCACCGGCTATGTCGGACTGGTTTCCGCAGCCTGTTTCGCCGAGATGGGAAACAATATTTATTGTGTGGACGTCAACCCCAAGGTCGTTGAGACCCTGGAGAGCGGCAAGGTCCACATTTACGAGCCCGGCCTGGAAGACCTGGTCAAGCGCAACACCGAGGAAGGCCGGTTGAATTTCACCACCGACCTGGGCGAGGGGTTGAAGAACGCCGAAGTGGTCTTCATCACCGTAGGCACCCCGCAGCGCGAGGACGGTTCCTGCGACCTCAAATACGTGGAGGCTGTTGCCGCCGAGATCGGCCGGAGGATGACTTCTCCCAAGATCGTGGTGGACAAGTCCACCGTGCCTGTGGGCACCGCCGACCGGGTGCGCGGAATTATCGCCGCCGAACTCGAGAAACGTGGCGAATCCATCTATTTCGACGTGGTCTCAAACCCCGAGTTCCTCAAGGAAGGCGACGCGTTGAACGATTTCATGAAGCCGGACCGGGTCATCGTCGGCACCAGCGACGAGAATTCCGCCACGACCATCAAGAATCTTTACGCTCCGTTCGCCCGCAGCCGTGAGAAGCTTATCGTCATGGGCGTGCGCTCGGCCGAGATGACCAAGTACGCGGCCAACTGCATGCTGGCCACCAAGATCTCCTTCATCAACGAAGTGGCCAACATCTGCGAGCGGGTGGGAGCGGATGTCTCCGAGGTACGTGCGGGGATAGGCTCGGATTCGCGCATCGGCTACTCCTTCATCTACCCCGGTGTGGGCTATGGCGGGTCCTGCTTTCCCAAGGATGTCAAGGCGCTGATCGACACTGCCGCGGACTACGGCTACGACGCCAAGCTCATTCGCTCCGTGGACGAGGTCAACAACACCCAGAAGCTGGTCCTGGCCGAGAAGATCAAGGCCTACTTCGAGCCCCAGGGCGGTGTTGCCGGAAGGACCCTGGCCCTTTGGGGCATTGCCTTCAAGGCCAACACCGACGATATCCGCGAGGCCTCGTCCGTGCAGGTCATCAAGGCGCTGACCTCCCTCGGCATGAAGATTCGGGCCTTCGACCCCGTGGCCAACACCCGCGCACGCGAGGAAATCGGTCACATCGAGAACCTCGAAATCCTGGACAGCCAGTACGACGTGCTGGACGGTGCGGACGCCCTGGCCGTGGTCACGGACTGGAATCAGTTCCGCGATCCGGATTTCGAGCGCATCAAGAACGCCCTGAGCGCGCCGCTGATCTTTGACGGCCGCAATCTGTATCGGCCCGAGCGCATGGGCAAGGCCGGTTTCGCCTACTTCTCCATCGGCAGGAATCCGGTAGAGTAG
- a CDS encoding pyridoxine 5'-phosphate synthase — MPVLVVNVDHVATLRQARMGIEPEPVTAAYMAETAGATGIIVHLREDRRHIQDRDVELIKQTCNTRLHLEMAATEEMQGIALTVDPEMVCLVPEKRQELTTEGGLNCIGREAELKDFLAPIHEKGIRSSLFIDADPKQIEAAVATGTEFIEIHTGHYADAKDYKQRKVELEKILKSIALAKDIGLKVNLGHGLNYRNILNFKDVPGISEYSIGHSIMARAIYVGLDRAVRDMVELIRNFAD, encoded by the coding sequence ATGCCGGTACTCGTTGTCAACGTCGATCATGTGGCCACACTGCGCCAGGCCAGGATGGGCATCGAACCCGAACCCGTGACCGCCGCCTACATGGCGGAAACAGCCGGAGCCACGGGCATTATCGTCCACCTGCGCGAAGACCGCCGCCACATCCAGGACCGGGACGTGGAGTTGATCAAACAGACCTGCAACACCCGGCTGCACCTGGAAATGGCGGCTACGGAAGAAATGCAGGGCATCGCTCTGACCGTCGACCCCGAAATGGTTTGTCTGGTGCCGGAAAAGCGGCAGGAGCTGACCACCGAGGGCGGCCTGAACTGCATCGGGCGTGAAGCGGAACTCAAGGATTTTCTGGCCCCGATCCACGAAAAGGGCATCCGCTCGAGCCTGTTCATCGATGCCGATCCCAAGCAGATCGAAGCGGCCGTCGCAACGGGTACGGAGTTCATCGAAATCCATACCGGCCATTACGCCGACGCCAAAGATTACAAACAGCGCAAGGTGGAGTTGGAAAAGATTCTCAAATCCATCGCTCTGGCCAAGGATATCGGCCTCAAGGTCAACCTCGGGCATGGCCTGAACTATCGCAACATCCTGAACTTCAAGGACGTGCCCGGTATCAGCGAATATTCCATCGGTCATTCCATCATGGCGCGGGCCATTTATGTCGGGCTGGACCGGGCCGTCCGCGACATGGTCGAGTTGATCCGGAACTTCGCGGACTAA